One genomic region from Hoeflea algicola encodes:
- the pstC gene encoding phosphate ABC transporter permease subunit PstC, with protein MTPSVLVLSVLGLAIVGYFLGRQRALQAAARDGVKLHSLPGYYGQSVALFTAVPAFFLLGAWLFLQPIAIESSISGKIPDSAIADAGARSLIMVDVRRIAKGVSLLIEQGDVTENELSDMSAEVTNVRAQLATVGVALGSDVSPVVFEAAKEYRSIELSGDFVRNIAVFLVALGFGFWAWARVQPRMRARNISETFVLALLMGSSMVAILTTVGIVGSLLFESVAFFKLYPAEDFFLSTTWNPQFRGGSDLGFLPLLWGTFYVSFVALALAVPIGLMIALYLAEYAGTTLRGFAKPAIEMLAGIPTIVYGLFALITVGPFLRDWIAQPLGLGTSSSSVMTAGLVMGVMLIPFISSLSDDIINAVPQAMRDGSYGLGATKSETIRRVILPAALPGIVGAFLLAASRAIGETMIVVMGAGAAAQLGLNPFEAMTTVTVKIVSQLTGDTEFASPETLVAFALGLTLFVFTLCLNILALYIVRKYREQYE; from the coding sequence ATGACTCCCAGTGTTCTCGTACTCAGTGTGCTCGGTCTGGCGATTGTCGGCTATTTTCTTGGCCGGCAACGTGCCTTGCAGGCAGCCGCCCGGGATGGAGTGAAACTCCATTCATTGCCGGGCTATTACGGTCAGTCAGTGGCCCTGTTTACCGCAGTTCCCGCCTTCTTCCTTCTCGGCGCATGGCTGTTCCTGCAGCCGATTGCGATCGAAAGCAGCATCAGCGGCAAGATCCCTGACAGCGCCATTGCCGATGCCGGTGCAAGAAGCCTGATAATGGTCGATGTGCGCCGCATTGCCAAGGGTGTCAGCCTGCTCATCGAGCAGGGCGATGTTACCGAAAACGAACTTTCCGATATGAGCGCGGAAGTGACCAATGTCCGCGCGCAACTCGCCACGGTTGGTGTCGCGCTCGGCTCCGATGTGTCGCCCGTGGTTTTCGAGGCCGCCAAGGAATACCGCAGCATCGAACTTTCGGGCGATTTCGTCCGCAACATCGCCGTCTTTCTTGTCGCGCTTGGTTTTGGCTTCTGGGCCTGGGCCCGGGTGCAGCCGCGGATGCGCGCCCGCAATATCAGCGAGACCTTTGTGCTGGCGCTATTGATGGGCTCGTCAATGGTCGCGATCCTTACCACCGTCGGCATTGTCGGGTCATTGCTGTTTGAATCGGTTGCATTCTTCAAGCTCTACCCGGCCGAGGATTTCTTCCTGTCGACAACCTGGAATCCGCAGTTTCGCGGCGGTTCCGATCTCGGCTTCCTGCCGCTTTTGTGGGGCACCTTCTACGTTTCTTTCGTGGCGCTGGCGCTGGCTGTTCCTATCGGCCTGATGATCGCGCTTTACCTGGCAGAATATGCCGGAACCACGCTGCGCGGCTTTGCAAAGCCGGCCATCGAGATGCTCGCCGGCATTCCCACCATCGTTTACGGGTTGTTCGCGCTGATCACCGTCGGCCCGTTCCTGCGCGACTGGATCGCCCAGCCGCTTGGCCTCGGAACCTCGTCGTCATCGGTGATGACAGCCGGTCTGGTCATGGGGGTCATGCTGATCCCCTTCATCTCGTCGCTGTCAGACGACATCATCAACGCCGTGCCTCAAGCCATGCGCGATGGTTCCTACGGTCTGGGCGCCACCAAGTCGGAAACGATCCGGCGGGTGATCCTGCCAGCCGCCCTTCCCGGCATCGTCGGCGCCTTTTTGCTGGCTGCCAGCCGTGCCATCGGCGAGACCATGATTGTGGTCATGGGTGCCGGCGCCGCCGCACAACTCGGCCTCAATCCCTTCGAGGCGATGACAACGGTCACCGTCAAGATCGTCAGCCAGCTGACCGGAGACACGGAATTCGCAAGCCCCGAAACGCTGGTGGCCTTTGCGCTCGGCCTGACCCTGTTTGTCTTCACCCTCTGCCTCAACATTCTGGCGCTTTACATCGTGCGTAAATATCGGGAGCAATACGAATGA
- the pstA gene encoding phosphate ABC transporter permease PstA, giving the protein MTDLTAETSASASHKQNRSLFEVGERTRKRHASERRFRRLGLAAVIFGILALVGLMASILSNGLSSFQQTYVAIDVFLDPAKLDKNGNRDPADIQKITTFTINPLIQAALKKTMEDRGIEADGVNAKKAFEMISKEAPADVRRYVLADPGEIGKTVSFELLANGRIDGYYKGRVTMDSAALDRNVSPEQLLLADKLKQAGILQSRFNWSFLTAPDASDTRPEAAGLGVAILGSAYMMLIVLVLALPIGVAASIYLEEFAPRNRWTDLIEVNISNLAAVPSIVFGILGLAIFINFVGLPQSAPVVGGLVLTLMTLPTIIIATRAALKAVPPSIRDAALGIGASKMQAIFHHVLPLAAPGILTGTIIGLAQALGETAPLLLIGMVAFVREYPGAPPEGFFDPASALPVQVYNWTQRGDPAFVERASGAIIVLLVFLLLMNAIAVLLRRRFERRW; this is encoded by the coding sequence ATGACCGACCTGACAGCCGAGACTTCGGCATCAGCCAGCCACAAGCAAAACCGGTCGCTCTTCGAAGTTGGCGAGCGTACCCGCAAACGTCACGCATCCGAACGCCGCTTCCGCAGACTTGGCCTTGCCGCCGTTATCTTCGGCATCCTGGCACTGGTCGGTCTGATGGCTTCAATCCTGTCCAACGGTCTGTCGTCATTTCAACAGACTTACGTGGCGATCGACGTTTTCCTCGATCCCGCCAAGCTGGACAAAAACGGCAACCGCGATCCCGCCGATATTCAGAAGATAACCACGTTCACGATCAATCCGCTGATTCAGGCGGCGTTGAAAAAGACCATGGAGGATCGGGGCATCGAGGCCGACGGCGTCAATGCCAAGAAGGCCTTCGAGATGATCTCCAAGGAAGCTCCCGCGGATGTGCGCCGCTATGTGCTGGCCGATCCGGGCGAAATCGGCAAGACCGTCTCGTTCGAGCTTTTGGCCAACGGCCGGATCGACGGGTACTACAAGGGCCGCGTGACGATGGACTCGGCGGCGCTTGACCGCAACGTCTCGCCCGAACAGTTGCTACTGGCCGACAAGCTGAAACAGGCAGGCATCCTGCAATCGCGGTTCAACTGGTCGTTCTTGACCGCACCCGATGCGTCCGACACGCGGCCAGAAGCGGCAGGCCTCGGCGTCGCCATTCTCGGCTCGGCTTACATGATGTTGATCGTACTGGTGCTGGCGCTGCCGATCGGCGTGGCGGCTTCGATCTACCTTGAGGAATTCGCCCCAAGGAACCGCTGGACCGATCTTATCGAGGTCAATATCTCCAATCTGGCTGCTGTGCCTTCCATCGTGTTCGGTATCCTCGGTCTCGCCATCTTCATCAATTTCGTCGGATTGCCGCAATCCGCGCCGGTGGTCGGCGGGCTCGTGTTGACCCTGATGACATTGCCAACGATCATCATCGCCACGCGTGCGGCGCTGAAGGCGGTGCCGCCCTCCATTCGCGATGCAGCGCTTGGTATAGGCGCGTCGAAAATGCAGGCGATCTTTCACCATGTTCTGCCGCTGGCAGCGCCTGGCATCCTCACCGGCACGATCATTGGCCTGGCCCAGGCACTGGGTGAAACCGCACCGCTGCTGCTGATCGGCATGGTGGCTTTCGTTCGCGAATATCCCGGCGCGCCGCCGGAAGGCTTCTTCGATCCGGCTTCGGCGCTGCCGGTCCAGGTCTACAACTGGACCCAGCGTGGTGATCCGGCCTTTGTAGAGCGGGCCTCGGGTGCCATTATCGTGTTGCTGGTATTCCTTCTGTTGATGAACGCAATTGCCGTTCTTCTGCGCCGTCGCTTTGAACGTCGCTGGTAG
- the phoB gene encoding phosphate regulon transcriptional regulator PhoB: protein MSPRITVVEDEEALSVLLRYNLESEGYEVDTVLRGDEAEIQLQERVPDLLILDWMLPGISGIELCRRLRARAETERLPIIMLTARGEESERVRGLATGADDYVVKPFSTPELLARVRAMLRRARPEVISSQLKVGDIELDRETHRVRRLTRDIKLGPTEFRLLEFLMSSPGRVYSRAQLLDGVWGHDVYVDERTVDVHVGRLRKAVNLSGMRDIIRTVRGAGYSIES, encoded by the coding sequence ATGAGTCCGCGCATCACCGTGGTTGAGGACGAGGAAGCACTCTCGGTGCTCCTGAGATACAATCTCGAATCCGAAGGCTATGAAGTCGACACCGTGCTCAGGGGAGATGAGGCAGAAATCCAGTTGCAGGAGCGGGTGCCCGACCTGCTGATCCTCGACTGGATGCTTCCGGGCATCTCCGGGATCGAATTGTGCCGGCGGCTGCGCGCCCGGGCCGAAACCGAGCGCCTGCCGATCATCATGCTGACCGCCCGTGGCGAGGAAAGCGAACGGGTCCGGGGGCTCGCCACCGGGGCTGACGATTACGTCGTCAAGCCGTTCTCGACGCCGGAACTGCTGGCCCGGGTGCGGGCCATGCTGCGCCGCGCCCGTCCGGAAGTGATTTCAAGCCAGCTCAAGGTGGGCGATATCGAACTTGACCGCGAGACTCACCGGGTGCGCCGTCTGACCCGCGACATCAAGCTCGGACCGACCGAATTCCGTCTGCTGGAGTTTCTGATGAGCTCGCCAGGCCGGGTCTATTCGCGCGCGCAACTGCTCGATGGCGTCTGGGGTCATGATGTCTATGTCGACGAGCGCACGGTAGATGTCCATGTCGGACGGTTACGCAAGGCGGTCAATCTGTCGGGCATGCGCGACATCATCCGCACCGTACGCGGTGCCGGCTACTCGATCGAAAGCTGA
- a CDS encoding GcrA family cell cycle regulator, protein MNWTDERVERLKKLWADGLSASQIAAQLGGVSRNAVIGKVHRLNLPGRAKSGGQASVRTKRTTAAPRAPAYAGRTAAQATRTVSRSSGGAALQQQVDAVAVEEIDTRPTEDVVVPISRRLTLVELSERTCKWPIGDPLQEGFHFCGNDSGEASPYCGYHAKLAFQPSSERRRAR, encoded by the coding sequence ATGAATTGGACTGATGAACGGGTCGAAAGGCTCAAGAAACTCTGGGCGGACGGGCTCAGCGCGAGCCAGATCGCAGCGCAATTGGGCGGCGTCAGCCGCAATGCGGTGATCGGCAAGGTGCACCGGCTCAATCTTCCCGGACGCGCCAAGAGCGGCGGCCAGGCTTCCGTACGCACCAAGCGCACGACAGCAGCCCCGCGCGCACCGGCCTATGCCGGCCGGACTGCGGCCCAGGCAACCCGGACGGTCAGCCGTTCGAGCGGCGGTGCGGCCCTTCAGCAGCAAGTTGACGCGGTGGCTGTCGAAGAAATCGATACCCGTCCGACGGAAGATGTGGTGGTGCCGATTTCGCGCCGGTTGACGCTGGTGGAGCTTTCCGAGCGCACCTGCAAATGGCCGATCGGCGATCCGCTGCAGGAAGGGTTTCACTTCTGCGGCAACGATTCCGGCGAAGCTTCGCCTTATTGCGGCTATCACGCCAAGCTGGCGTTTCAGCCATCAAGCGAACGCCGTCGGGCGCGCTGA
- the argF gene encoding ornithine carbamoyltransferase, which produces MTETITAGTRHFLDLSAVSAADVRAMIDGARAAKSGAVEDRPLAGKMLAMIFEKPSTRTRVSFDVGMRQLGGETLFLSGTEMQLGRAETIADTAKVLSRYVDMIMIRTMDHERMLELAEHATVPVINALTDDTHPCQIMADVLTFEEHRGPIKGKTLAWTGDGNNVLHSLIEGAGQFGYRMQIATPEGSEPDARFVEWARAKGAEIDISSDPDRAASGADCIITDTWVSMNQEHRARGQNVFQPYQVNQALMDKANDDALFMHCLPAHRGEEVTDEVMDGPRSVVFDEAENRLHAQKAIMRWCMGVL; this is translated from the coding sequence ATGACTGAGACAATAACCGCCGGCACCCGCCATTTTCTCGATCTTTCCGCCGTCAGCGCCGCCGACGTGCGCGCAATGATCGACGGCGCCCGCGCCGCCAAATCCGGAGCCGTCGAGGACCGTCCACTGGCCGGCAAGATGCTGGCGATGATCTTCGAGAAACCTTCGACCCGTACCCGGGTGTCATTCGATGTCGGCATGCGCCAGCTCGGCGGCGAGACCTTGTTCCTGTCGGGCACCGAAATGCAACTCGGCCGTGCCGAAACCATTGCCGACACGGCGAAGGTACTGTCGCGCTATGTCGACATGATCATGATCCGCACAATGGACCACGAACGCATGCTCGAACTTGCCGAGCACGCCACCGTGCCGGTGATCAATGCGCTGACCGATGACACCCATCCTTGCCAGATCATGGCCGACGTGCTGACCTTCGAGGAACATCGTGGCCCGATCAAGGGCAAGACGCTGGCCTGGACCGGAGACGGCAACAATGTGCTGCATTCGCTGATCGAGGGCGCGGGGCAATTTGGCTACCGGATGCAGATAGCCACTCCGGAAGGCTCCGAGCCTGACGCAAGGTTTGTCGAATGGGCGCGTGCCAAGGGCGCAGAAATTGATATCAGCAGCGATCCGGACCGGGCGGCCTCCGGGGCCGACTGCATCATCACTGACACCTGGGTGTCAATGAACCAGGAACATCGCGCCCGCGGCCAGAACGTGTTTCAACCCTATCAGGTCAACCAGGCCCTGATGGACAAGGCCAATGACGACGCTCTCTTCATGCATTGTCTGCCAGCCCATCGCGGCGAGGAAGTCACCGACGAGGTGATGGACGGACCGCGGTCGGTGGTGTTTGACGAGGCTGAAAACCGGCTTCATGCGCAAAAGGCGATCATGCGCTGGTGCATGGGCGTACTGTAA
- the phoU gene encoding phosphate signaling complex protein PhoU, whose amino-acid sequence MSESHTVTAYDDDLRFLVRRLSEMGGIAERMVADAVAALVNADTASAQRVISEDLLLDNGEREIYDKAVLLIAKRQPMASDLREIIGSIRIASDLERVGDLGKNIAKRVLAVHTMAQPRKLVRGLEHLAELALTQLKEVLDAFATRSPDLANSIRERDEEIDAIYTSLFRELLTYMMEDPRNITACTHLLFCAKNIERIGDHATNIAETVYYVATGEQLTDDRPKDDDTASMIVQAQGEA is encoded by the coding sequence ATGTCCGAATCTCATACCGTCACGGCTTACGATGACGATCTGCGTTTTCTGGTGCGCCGCCTATCCGAAATGGGCGGCATCGCCGAACGCATGGTCGCCGACGCAGTCGCCGCGCTGGTCAACGCTGACACCGCCTCGGCCCAGCGGGTCATCTCGGAAGACCTGCTGCTCGACAATGGCGAGCGCGAAATCTACGACAAGGCGGTGCTGCTGATCGCCAAGCGCCAGCCGATGGCCTCGGACTTGCGCGAGATCATCGGGTCGATCCGTATCGCCTCTGACCTCGAGCGGGTTGGCGATCTTGGCAAGAACATCGCCAAGCGGGTACTTGCCGTGCACACCATGGCGCAGCCGCGCAAACTGGTGCGCGGCCTCGAGCACCTGGCCGAACTGGCGCTGACCCAGCTCAAGGAAGTGCTTGACGCGTTTGCCACGCGTTCTCCGGATTTGGCCAACTCGATCCGTGAGCGTGACGAGGAGATCGACGCGATCTATACCTCGCTGTTCCGCGAGCTTCTGACCTACATGATGGAAGACCCGCGCAACATCACCGCTTGCACCCATCTCCTGTTCTGCGCCAAGAACATCGAGCGCATTGGCGACCACGCCACCAACATCGCCGAGACCGTCTATTACGTTGCCACCGGTGAACAACTGACGGATGACCGACCCAAGGATGACGATACGGCGAGCATGATCGTCCAGGCACAAGGCGAGGCATGA
- the fumC gene encoding class II fumarate hydratase, which produces MMMSSNRTETDSFGAIEVAADKYWGAQAQRSLGNFKIGWEKQPLSIVRALGIVKRAAAEANMDLKRLDPELGATIVKAAQEVIDGKLDAHFPLVVWQTGSGTQSNMNANEVVSNRAIEMLGGEMGSKKPVHPNDHVNMSQSSNDTYPTAMHIACAEQTVRALLPALKHLHAALDEKAKKFSGIIKIGRTHTQDATPLTLGQEFSGYVAQVAASIERIELTLAGLYELAQGGTAVGTGLNAPVGFAEKVAERIATITGLPFVTAPNKFAALAAHDAMVFSHGAINATAAALFKVANDIRFLGSGPRSGLGELALPENEPGSSIMPGKVNPTQCEAMTQVCVQVFGNHAALTFAGSQGHFELNVYNPVMAYNFLQSVQLLSDAAISFTDNCVVGIEAREDNIKAALDRSLMLVTALAPTIGYDNAATIAKTAHKNGTTLREEALKAGYVTAEDYDRIVRPEDMTHPG; this is translated from the coding sequence ATGATGATGTCCAGCAACCGTACCGAAACCGATAGCTTTGGCGCCATTGAAGTGGCAGCCGACAAATATTGGGGGGCGCAGGCGCAGCGCTCGCTTGGAAACTTCAAAATCGGCTGGGAGAAACAACCACTGTCGATCGTGCGGGCACTCGGTATCGTCAAACGCGCCGCGGCAGAGGCCAACATGGACCTCAAGCGGCTTGATCCGGAACTTGGCGCGACCATCGTCAAAGCCGCACAGGAAGTGATCGACGGCAAGCTCGATGCCCACTTCCCGCTGGTTGTCTGGCAGACTGGATCGGGCACCCAGTCAAACATGAACGCCAATGAGGTGGTCTCCAACCGGGCCATCGAAATGCTGGGGGGCGAGATGGGCTCCAAAAAGCCGGTGCATCCCAACGACCACGTCAATATGAGCCAGTCGTCGAACGACACCTACCCCACTGCGATGCACATTGCCTGTGCGGAGCAGACCGTGCGGGCGTTGCTGCCGGCGCTGAAGCATTTGCACGCAGCCCTAGACGAGAAGGCAAAGAAATTTTCCGGTATCATCAAGATCGGTCGCACCCATACGCAAGACGCAACGCCGCTGACGCTCGGCCAGGAATTCAGTGGCTATGTGGCTCAGGTTGCCGCGTCGATCGAACGCATCGAACTGACACTAGCTGGCCTTTACGAACTGGCGCAGGGCGGCACCGCCGTCGGCACCGGGCTCAACGCTCCGGTGGGCTTTGCCGAGAAGGTCGCCGAACGCATTGCCACTATTACCGGGCTTCCGTTCGTCACCGCGCCCAACAAGTTTGCGGCACTGGCTGCCCATGACGCCATGGTGTTTTCGCACGGGGCGATCAACGCCACGGCAGCGGCGCTGTTCAAAGTCGCCAATGACATTCGCTTCCTGGGTTCGGGGCCCCGTTCCGGCTTGGGCGAACTGGCGCTGCCGGAAAACGAGCCCGGTTCCTCGATCATGCCGGGAAAGGTCAATCCGACCCAGTGCGAGGCGATGACACAGGTCTGCGTGCAGGTGTTCGGAAACCACGCCGCGCTCACCTTTGCCGGCAGCCAGGGCCATTTCGAACTCAATGTCTACAATCCGGTGATGGCCTATAATTTCCTTCAGTCGGTGCAGTTGCTGAGCGACGCCGCGATCTCGTTTACCGACAATTGCGTTGTTGGCATCGAGGCCCGCGAGGACAACATCAAGGCGGCGCTTGACCGTTCGCTGATGCTCGTCACCGCGCTGGCGCCAACCATCGGCTATGACAATGCGGCGACGATTGCCAAGACCGCACACAAGAACGGCACCACCCTGCGCGAAGAGGCGTTGAAGGCGGGGTACGTCACCGCGGAGGACTATGACCGCATCGTCCGGCCGGAAGACATGACGCATCCGGGTTGA
- the pstB gene encoding phosphate ABC transporter ATP-binding protein PstB has translation MNIMSEAATELAVNAQTEQPEIKMRGKDVCVFYGEKQALFDVNLDIRKNAVTALIGPSGCGKSTFLRCLNRMNDTIDICRVSGEITLEDENIYAPMIDVVELRARVGMVFQKPNPFPKSIYENVVYGPRIHGQVRSRAEMDEVVERSLIKAGLFNEVKDRLHEAGTGLSGGQQQRLCIARAIAVSPEVILMDEPCSALDPIATAKVEELIDELRVNYTIVIVTHSMQQAARVSQRTAMFHLGKLVDEGPTDKMFTNPDSKITQDYITGRFG, from the coding sequence ATGAACATCATGTCGGAAGCGGCTACGGAATTGGCGGTCAACGCCCAGACAGAGCAGCCCGAAATCAAGATGCGCGGCAAGGATGTTTGCGTTTTCTACGGTGAGAAGCAGGCCCTGTTTGACGTCAATCTCGACATTCGCAAGAACGCCGTGACGGCGCTTATCGGCCCCTCTGGTTGTGGCAAGTCAACGTTTCTGCGCTGTCTCAATCGGATGAACGACACCATCGATATCTGCCGCGTATCGGGCGAGATCACGCTTGAGGATGAAAACATCTATGCGCCGATGATTGATGTCGTTGAATTGCGGGCCCGCGTCGGCATGGTGTTCCAGAAGCCCAATCCGTTCCCCAAATCGATCTATGAAAATGTTGTCTACGGACCGCGCATCCATGGTCAGGTCCGCAGCCGTGCCGAGATGGATGAAGTGGTCGAGCGCAGCCTGATCAAGGCAGGACTCTTCAACGAGGTCAAGGACCGACTGCACGAGGCGGGAACCGGTCTTTCGGGCGGCCAGCAGCAACGCTTGTGCATCGCCCGTGCCATCGCTGTCAGCCCCGAAGTCATTCTGATGGATGAGCCCTGCTCGGCGCTCGACCCGATCGCCACTGCCAAGGTCGAGGAACTGATTGACGAATTGCGGGTCAACTACACCATCGTCATTGTCACCCACTCGATGCAGCAGGCCGCTCGTGTGTCGCAGCGCACGGCGATGTTCCACTTGGGGAAACTTGTCGATGAAGGCCCTACCGACAAGATGTTCACCAATCCCGACAGCAAGATCACCCAGGACTACATCACCGGCCGGTTCGGCTAA
- a CDS encoding aspartate aminotransferase family protein, with product MADAKPLYETYTRAPMVFERGHGVWLETVDGERYLDFAAGIAVNSLGHTHPHLVEALKAQADRLWHLSNLHEIPDQTRLAERLTAATFADKVFFTNSGAEALECAIKTARRHFYVNGQPDRYRIITIEGAFHGRTLATIAAGGQAKYLEGFGPKVEGFDQVPFGDFEALKAAVTDDTAAILVEPVQGEGGVRPLPKEMLRELRDLCDEHGMLLILDEVQCGVGRTGKLFAHEWAGIEPDIMAVAKGIGGGFPFGACLATAEAADGMTLGTHGTTYGGNPLAMAVGNAVLDIVLEDGFLTHVNDIALVLRQGLASLKDRYPDLIKDIRGTGLMLGIQCAKSNADLVMAMRNEYILGVPAGDNVVRLLPPLIVSAEEAREALNRIDAALGMLSQKAQAS from the coding sequence ATGGCTGATGCCAAGCCGCTTTATGAAACATATACCCGCGCGCCAATGGTTTTCGAGCGCGGGCACGGCGTATGGCTGGAGACGGTAGACGGCGAGCGCTATCTTGATTTCGCCGCCGGCATTGCAGTCAATTCGCTTGGTCACACCCATCCGCATCTGGTGGAAGCGCTAAAGGCGCAGGCCGATCGCCTCTGGCACCTGTCCAATCTTCACGAGATCCCCGATCAGACCCGTCTGGCCGAGCGCCTCACCGCAGCGACCTTCGCTGACAAGGTGTTCTTCACCAATTCCGGCGCCGAGGCGCTCGAATGCGCAATCAAGACCGCGCGCCGCCATTTCTACGTCAACGGTCAGCCCGATCGCTACCGTATCATTACCATCGAGGGCGCCTTTCACGGGCGCACGCTGGCCACCATCGCTGCCGGCGGCCAGGCCAAGTATCTTGAAGGCTTTGGCCCCAAGGTCGAGGGTTTTGATCAGGTTCCGTTTGGTGATTTCGAAGCCCTGAAGGCGGCCGTCACCGATGATACCGCGGCGATTCTGGTCGAACCGGTTCAGGGCGAGGGCGGTGTTCGCCCGCTTCCCAAGGAGATGCTGCGGGAATTGCGCGATCTCTGCGATGAGCACGGAATGCTGTTGATCCTTGATGAAGTCCAGTGCGGCGTCGGCCGTACTGGCAAGCTGTTTGCCCATGAGTGGGCCGGTATCGAGCCCGATATCATGGCCGTCGCCAAGGGCATCGGCGGCGGCTTTCCGTTTGGCGCCTGCCTGGCGACCGCCGAGGCCGCCGACGGCATGACGCTTGGTACTCATGGCACCACCTATGGCGGCAATCCGTTGGCCATGGCGGTCGGCAACGCCGTGCTCGACATCGTGCTCGAAGACGGCTTCCTCACCCATGTCAACGATATCGCCTTGGTCCTGCGCCAGGGCCTGGCTTCGCTCAAGGACCGTTATCCGGATCTGATCAAGGATATTCGCGGAACCGGACTGATGCTGGGTATCCAGTGCGCCAAGTCCAACGCCGATCTCGTCATGGCGATGCGCAACGAGTATATTCTGGGTGTCCCTGCCGGCGACAATGTCGTGCGGCTGCTGCCGCCGTTGATCGTTTCGGCGGAAGAGGCGCGCGAGGCACTCAACAGGATCGACGCTGCACTCGGCATGCTATCCCAAAAAGCCCAAGCCAGTTGA
- a CDS encoding substrate-binding domain-containing protein — MTVLKIAAAALVATTALAGAAVARDQIQIAGSSTVLPYASIVAEAFGENTSFSTPVVESGGSGAGRKKLCEGVGENTIDIANSSSRIKQSDIDLCAANGVTEIQEVRIGYDGIVFASDINGASFAFTPADWYNALAAKVVKDGALVDNTAKTWADVNPDLPAQDILAFIPGTKHGTREVFDVKVLEAGCEATGAEEAFKAAGDEKAKGCTALRTDGISVDIDGDYTETLARIDANKNAIGVFGLSFYENNTDKLQVATMSGINPSTETIASGEYPVSRPLYFYVKNAHLDVIPGLQDYIEFFVSDEIAGPDGPLAAYGLVSDPELAKTQEMVKNRTPMGMLN, encoded by the coding sequence ATGACCGTACTCAAAATTGCCGCTGCCGCACTCGTAGCTACCACAGCCCTTGCCGGCGCCGCTGTTGCCCGCGACCAGATCCAGATCGCCGGTTCGTCTACCGTTCTGCCCTACGCTTCCATCGTTGCCGAGGCCTTCGGCGAAAACACCAGCTTCTCGACCCCGGTTGTTGAATCGGGTGGCTCGGGCGCCGGTCGCAAGAAGCTCTGCGAAGGCGTTGGTGAAAACACCATCGACATTGCCAACTCCTCGTCGCGCATCAAGCAGTCCGATATCGACCTGTGCGCTGCCAACGGCGTTACCGAAATCCAGGAAGTTCGCATCGGCTACGACGGCATCGTCTTCGCTTCCGACATCAACGGCGCCAGCTTCGCCTTCACCCCGGCTGACTGGTACAACGCGCTTGCCGCCAAGGTCGTCAAGGACGGCGCGCTGGTCGACAACACGGCCAAGACATGGGCCGACGTCAACCCGGATCTGCCCGCCCAGGACATTCTGGCTTTCATCCCCGGCACCAAGCACGGCACCCGCGAAGTGTTCGACGTGAAGGTGCTCGAAGCTGGCTGTGAAGCAACCGGCGCAGAAGAAGCCTTCAAGGCTGCTGGCGATGAAAAGGCCAAGGGCTGCACCGCCCTGCGCACCGACGGCATTTCGGTCGACATTGACGGCGACTACACCGAAACCCTCGCCCGCATCGATGCCAACAAAAATGCCATCGGCGTGTTCGGCCTGTCGTTCTACGAGAACAACACCGACAAACTGCAGGTCGCCACCATGTCCGGCATCAACCCGTCGACCGAGACTATTGCTTCGGGCGAATATCCGGTTTCGCGCCCGCTCTACTTCTACGTCAAGAACGCACATCTCGACGTGATCCCCGGCCTGCAGGACTACATCGAGTTCTTCGTCTCCGACGAGATCGCCGGTCCTGATGGTCCGCTGGCTGCTTATGGCCTGGTTTCCGACCCGGAACTGGCCAAGACCCAGGAAATGGTCAAGAACCGCACCCCGATGGGCATGCTGAACTGA